In the genome of Candidatus Thermokryptus mobilis, the window CTTGACCTTCGTGCGCAACTCTAAGCGTGAAAAGATAATGGGAATGTCCCCAGCCGACCTTTTCAATGTATTCTTCCGGTGTGTATGTCGTATCGTGGATTAAAAGATCTGCGCCTCTTACGAAGTCAAAAATTCTCTGGTTCGGGTCACCCGGAACACTGTCAAATCTTTCTATGACTTCCTTTTCCCAGTTGAAAAGATACGGCGTTATCTCCCTGTCAAAAGGTTCATTATCACTTATGTAAACGATGCTTTTGTTGTTAAAAGTGATTCTATAACCGAGTGTAAAGCCGGGATGATTGACATAAATCGTTTGAACGGTTGCATCGTAAATTTTGAATTCTTCCTCACCGACTTGAAGGAACTTTATGCTTGCTTTAAGTTCGCTCAATCTAACAGGAAAATAAACCCTATCCATTTGATCGGCGACGATTTGCTCAAGTGTTTTCGTCCTCGCACCTGAGCCGACAATTGTGAATTCGTTTCCTGAGATAAAAATTGGTTTGAAGAACGGGAACCCTTGAATGTGGTCCCAGTGCGGATGAGTTATCATTATATAGGCACGGATTGACTCGCCCTTGCGCATGAGATAATTGCCCAAATTTTTAATCCCTGTTCCAGAGTCAAGAATTATCAAATTATTGTCGTCAAGTTTTAGTTCAATGCAGGGAGTGTTCCCCCCGTAACGGACCGTGTCCTTTCCTGGCGTAGGGATTGAACCCCTACAGCCCCAAATTTTTAATTTCATAACTGACCCCCTTTAAATTCTTATATTCCCTTGAAAGTTCAACATAATGAATAGCTGATTCTTCAATTGCTTTCTTTTCATCCTCGGTTAATTCACGAACCACTTTAGCTGGAACGCCAGCCACCAGTGTTCCCTCCGGGACAACAAAGCCCTGTCTTACAAGCGAACCAGCAGCAACAAGCGAGTATGATTGAACTTCAGCCCCGTCAAGTACTACTGCCCCCATTCCAATTAAACATTTGTCGCGTACGATCGCCCCGTGTAAAATTGCACCATGTCCAACTGTTACATCGTTTCCGACGATAAGTGGATATTTCTGCGTGGTTACATGGAGTATGCATCCATCTTGTATGTTTGTCCTTTCGCCGATCCTTATATAGTTAACATCACCTCTTATCACCGCATTGAACCAAATGTTTGAGTCCCTGCCTATGACGACATCACCAATGACAACAGCCCCTTCAGCTATGAAAACCGATTCATCAATTTCTGGAAACTTACCTCTATATGACAAAATTTTCATTTCTTCACCTCCATTGATTTATTTCAAATTTATCAGGTTTTGTCCTTTCTTCCAACTTTTAAGTTCAACGATTATATTTCCGATAAAAAGTTTTAATTTACCTTTTAAAGGTATCGCCATTTTATCAGAGCTTATCCATCCCGTAAAGTTGCCAGTCAAACCAAAGAATCCAATATAATTTGCCTTTCCATCAATTTCATATGTTTCAATCGGGCTGTCAAATGCGTCAATTTTTACCCGTGTTTTTTTCTTCCCAAAGTTTATCAAAGTTATGCCTTTTACCCCTTCAATAAAGGTCGGCAAAAGCACCGTCTTTTTAATGTATGCGTTTGAACGCGCATAATAAAAAAGCGAGGGACCATCGCAATATAGAGTTGTAATTTTAACCGTGTCAATTTTATTCCCGCGGGTGTTGTATTCAAGGTTATGATAATTCTTCTCAACAACATACCCTGGCAAATTTTCAATTAACTTGTATTTTACGCTTTGATAGTATTTCTTCTCCCTTTGCTCGCTCCAATAACTATGTGCTATGAATCTTGAATCAAAAACCGCCTCAAATTTTGCATGTATATCAACGAATGGAACAGAATATGAATCAATATCTACCCTGACCTTGTAAAACTGTTTCCCGTTGTTTGTGAATTTATCAATCACCTTGAACTTAACCTGACCGAGTTTAAAAAAGAGATATTTGACCTCATAGACAAGTTCTTCACCGACTTGAATAAAAGATGTATCAAATGGTTTTTCAAATCTTTCATATTCCTGTTGGTAGAAAACTCCATTCATCAATGCGAAAATAATAAAGAAGACGAAATTCATTATTCTTCGGGCGACGAGCTTTTTCTTTGAGTTCTTCTCCTTGCTGCGAGTTTTTCTTCAATTTTCGCTTCAATTTGCTGTTGTGCAGTGATAATCCTCTCCTCAAGTATCCTTTGGTAAGCAACTATTTCGCTCGTTTGCTGTTTCAATACATCGGCCAGGGTTTTCAAGTCATTTGTTGTGACCTCAATTTTGCCGGCTGTCCCTTCAAAACTGTCAAGTATGTTCTTTTCAACCGACTTCGTCGATTTTGATAAGTTGAACACCCCAACAGCGACGATGGTTGAAAGAATTATCACTATGACGAAGCCAAGGACAAGAGCTGTTCTATTTGAGGCAATTTTAGAAAGCACCGCGTCAAACTTTGCGCTGTTTTCATCAACCTTTGCCGAAACCTCTTTAATTCCACTGTTTATCTCGTCGGTTGATTTTTTTACTGCGCCGACATTCCCATCAACACTTGCTACAATCTTTTCAACATTTGAAATCCTTTCCCTCAAGCCACGGTTTTGTGCCTCAACATTTGAAATTTTCTTCAAAACCTGTTCCGTCCCATTTGAAATTGTTGCAACTTTTGAGTCAAGTCTTTCAATTTTTGATGAGAGTTCATCCCTGATTTGATTTACACTCTGATCCAGTTTTTGGTCAAATTCACTCCTCAATGAATTGACTTTTTCGTTCAATGAGTTGTCAATTGCTTCAAGTTTTTTCATTACATCGTCAACTGAATACTTTGTCTGTTGTTGAACTTGAGCAAATAAGATTGATGACAGCGCAAAAATAAAAAATAGCAATTTGACTTTCATCTTATCATCCCGATTTGTTTTTTATTTTTGAAGCCCCGCAGAATCGCGCGCGGGGCAAGGATTTTCTTATCTATTTACAGCGAGCATCTTTTCCGCCTGTGGCATTAGCTCAAGCGCTTTCTGGAATTGTTCATCTATTTCAAGCATCACAGGATACCAACCCTCATATTTCCATATAAACCTTGCTATGTGCGCTTTCAATGTCGTCTTTATGTATGATAAATCCTTCCTGAACTGTTCTTCATCCCATTTAATCCCTCTTGAAATGATGAATTTTTTGAAGTTTTCAAGCATCTCATCGCTTATCTGGAAATCACGCTTGAAAAGTTCAAAATTGTTTCCGTACTTGTTCCTTATTTCGCTCCCCTTTGAATCCATGAAGTTGGAAATGAAAATGTAAAACAGGTTGTTCCTTCTTATGTCAACGGATAAGTCGGTTAAAGTTTGCGTCTTCACAACCACATCCGGGACTATCCCACCCTTACCATAAACAGAACGATTCAAAATTTTTGTGTGATAAATTGTTTTTGAAGTATCTCCTGCTTCTTTAATATATTTTTTGCCCTCATATGGTTTTTGGATTAATCTGCCACTTGGGGTATAATATCTTGCGGTTGTCAATCTTATCGCTGAACCGTCGTTTAAAGGGAATTGCCTTTGGACGAGACCTTTTCCAAATGTCGTGTCCCCAACTATCAAGCCCCTATCCCAATCCTGGATTGCTCCAGCAACTATTTCACTTCCAGATGCACTGCCTTGATTTACAAGTAAAATCACCGGAACCTTTTCAAGTTCACCTTCAGATGTTGCATAAAATTCCTCATTATATTCTGGAAGGC includes:
- a CDS encoding gamma carbonic anhydrase family protein, encoding MKILSYRGKFPEIDESVFIAEGAVVIGDVVIGRDSNIWFNAVIRGDVNYIRIGERTNIQDGCILHVTTQKYPLIVGNDVTVGHGAILHGAIVRDKCLIGMGAVVLDGAEVQSYSLVAAGSLVRQGFVVPEGTLVAGVPAKVVRELTEDEKKAIEESAIHYVELSREYKNLKGVSYEIKNLGL
- a CDS encoding DUF3108 domain-containing protein, encoding MNFVFFIIFALMNGVFYQQEYERFEKPFDTSFIQVGEELVYEVKYLFFKLGQVKFKVIDKFTNNGKQFYKVRVDIDSYSVPFVDIHAKFEAVFDSRFIAHSYWSEQREKKYYQSVKYKLIENLPGYVVEKNYHNLEYNTRGNKIDTVKITTLYCDGPSLFYYARSNAYIKKTVLLPTFIEGVKGITLINFGKKKTRVKIDAFDSPIETYEIDGKANYIGFFGLTGNFTGWISSDKMAIPLKGKLKLFIGNIIVELKSWKKGQNLINLK
- a CDS encoding MBL fold metallo-hydrolase; protein product: MKLKIWGCRGSIPTPGKDTVRYGGNTPCIELKLDDNNLIILDSGTGIKNLGNYLMRKGESIRAYIMITHPHWDHIQGFPFFKPIFISGNEFTIVGSGARTKTLEQIVADQMDRVYFPVRLSELKASIKFLQVGEEEFKIYDATVQTIYVNHPGFTLGYRITFNNKSIVYISDNEPFDREITPYLFNWEKEVIERFDSVPGDPNQRIFDFVRGADLLIHDTTYTPEEYIEKVGWGHSHYLFTLRVAHEGQVKRLLLFHHDHMHTDNMIDEIFEHCKNEVKKRKYKFNLMVASEGMEIEI